In one Paraburkholderia azotifigens genomic region, the following are encoded:
- the leuD gene encoding 3-isopropylmalate dehydratase small subunit: MDSLKSLDSVAVPIAAINCDTDQILPARFLQKPRSDNFGRYLFRALRFDHDGAERPDFVLNKTPYRESRIVVANHNFGCGSSREHAVWALYDYGIRAAIAPGFGDIFFINCLKNGLLPIVLPEAVVLPLLDTLLASPGSRVAIDLPAQTATLPDGSAHVFEMEPFAKECLLRGMDELDYTLSHQDRIDAFERNHVRAY, from the coding sequence ATGGACAGCCTGAAATCTCTTGACTCCGTCGCGGTGCCAATTGCCGCCATCAACTGCGATACCGACCAGATACTGCCTGCACGCTTCCTCCAGAAACCTCGTTCCGACAATTTCGGCCGATATCTGTTCCGTGCCCTGCGCTTCGACCACGACGGTGCGGAGCGACCGGACTTTGTGCTCAACAAGACGCCTTACCGGGAGTCTCGCATTGTCGTAGCCAACCACAATTTCGGTTGCGGTTCTTCGCGGGAGCACGCCGTCTGGGCACTGTATGACTACGGTATCCGGGCGGCGATTGCGCCAGGCTTCGGCGATATCTTTTTCATCAACTGTCTGAAAAACGGGCTGCTGCCCATCGTGTTGCCAGAGGCCGTGGTTTTGCCGCTGCTGGACACCTTGTTGGCCAGTCCGGGCAGTCGCGTTGCCATCGACCTGCCCGCACAGACCGCGACGTTGCCCGACGGCTCGGCCCATGTCTTCGAGATGGAGCCGTTCGCAAAAGAGTGTCTGCTGCGAGGGATGGACGAACTCGACTACACGCTGTCGCATCAGGATCGGATCGATGCGTTCGAGCGCAACCATGTCCGAGCGTATTGA
- a CDS encoding siderophore-interacting protein: MQATRTDLTVTRVRHPLKFRLLEVKHVEAVTPHLIRVTLTGDDLHDFVSASFDDHVKVFFPAAGEDKPTLPAAGPEGPVFPTDRPRPVARDFTPKRYDRDARELELEFAMHEAGPAAEWAAQAQAGQYLGVGGPRGSFVVPTGFDWHLLIGDDTALPAIGRRLAELPQGARVAAVIEVADPSARIEFDTQADLYIEWRYRSEGAYRGSELLKAVRETFVPDGEGYVWAAGEAATMRAVRQHLVNERGIDKSRIRASAYWKQGEQAVHENLDD; this comes from the coding sequence ATGCAAGCAACCCGAACCGATCTGACCGTGACGCGCGTGCGTCATCCGCTGAAATTCCGTCTGCTCGAAGTGAAGCACGTCGAAGCCGTCACGCCGCATCTGATCCGCGTGACCCTGACGGGCGACGATCTGCACGACTTCGTCTCCGCCTCGTTCGACGATCACGTGAAAGTGTTTTTCCCCGCCGCCGGCGAAGACAAACCGACGCTGCCGGCAGCGGGCCCCGAGGGCCCCGTGTTTCCGACGGACCGTCCGCGCCCCGTCGCGCGAGACTTCACGCCGAAGCGTTATGATCGCGACGCGCGCGAACTCGAGCTGGAGTTCGCGATGCACGAAGCCGGCCCCGCCGCCGAATGGGCGGCGCAGGCGCAAGCGGGGCAATACCTCGGCGTCGGCGGCCCGCGCGGCTCGTTCGTCGTGCCGACGGGTTTCGACTGGCATCTGCTGATCGGCGACGATACCGCGCTGCCCGCCATTGGCCGGCGTCTCGCGGAACTGCCGCAAGGCGCGCGGGTCGCGGCCGTGATCGAAGTGGCCGATCCATCGGCGCGCATCGAGTTCGACACGCAAGCCGATCTGTACATCGAATGGCGCTATCGCAGCGAAGGCGCGTATCGCGGCAGCGAACTGCTGAAGGCGGTGCGCGAGACCTTCGTGCCGGACGGCGAAGGCTACGTATGGGCAGCAGGCGAAGCAGCGACGATGCGCGCCGTGCGCCAGCACCTCGTGAACGAGCGCGGCATCGACAAGTCGCGTATCCGTGCGTCGGCGTACTGGAAACAGGGCGAACAGGCCGTCCACGAAAATCTCGACGACTGA
- a CDS encoding PadR family transcriptional regulator has protein sequence MRHHHPRFSRDFIRDAACARDPSFFGFYERFHSFWHAVGRHQRGGGRHGGPFGGGGPFGGGFGGEGDGFPRGRKFTSDDLQLLLLALIDEQPRHGYELIKALEARSNGFYTPSPGMVYPALTYLEELGYVTVQLEGNRKRYSLADAGREYLAVNRERADLMLAKLSHIARKMDSVRRAFAGEAGDANDDSTGEYGGWLPEFVQARRALKHALLLRDNASPEEQRRIAAILARATAEIESRPRENGGPTPGAPGETA, from the coding sequence ATGCGTCATCACCACCCGCGTTTTTCCCGCGACTTCATCCGCGACGCCGCATGTGCCCGCGATCCTTCGTTCTTCGGCTTTTACGAGCGCTTCCATTCGTTCTGGCACGCGGTCGGCCGCCATCAGCGCGGCGGCGGACGGCATGGCGGGCCGTTCGGCGGCGGCGGCCCGTTCGGAGGCGGCTTCGGCGGCGAGGGCGACGGTTTTCCGCGCGGCCGCAAGTTCACATCCGACGATCTGCAACTGCTGCTGCTCGCGCTGATCGACGAACAGCCGCGCCACGGCTACGAGCTGATCAAGGCGCTCGAAGCGCGCTCGAACGGCTTCTATACGCCGAGTCCCGGCATGGTCTACCCGGCCCTCACGTATCTGGAAGAACTCGGCTACGTCACCGTGCAGCTGGAGGGCAACCGCAAGCGCTATTCGCTTGCCGACGCGGGCCGCGAGTACCTCGCCGTCAATCGCGAACGCGCCGACCTCATGCTCGCGAAGCTCTCGCACATCGCGCGCAAGATGGACTCCGTGCGCCGCGCATTTGCGGGCGAAGCAGGAGACGCCAACGACGACAGCACGGGCGAATACGGTGGCTGGCTGCCTGAGTTCGTCCAGGCCCGCCGCGCGCTGAAACACGCGCTGCTGCTGCGCGACAACGCGTCGCCCGAAGAACAGCGGCGCATCGCGGCGATCCTCGCGCGCGCCACGGCCGAAATCGAAAGCAGGCCGCGCGAAAACGGCGGCCCGACACCAGGCGCACCGGGCGAGACGGCCTGA
- a CDS encoding MFS transporter: protein MLSLNERHERRLLWLLALTQFTIIMDFMVMMPLGPQIMHAFEISPARFATAVSAYSWCSGLSGLLAATYIDRFDRRRLLLAIYALFALSNLGCALATNFPLLLAARAFAGITGGVLASVVMAIVGDVVPVSRRGAATGTIMTAFSLAAIAGVPAGVMLGAHFGWASPFVLLVALSCVIWLGGLRIVPSLTEHLQKQRVPLAQVLPDLWRLFANARHLNAFALTFVVMIGHMLVIPFIAPTLVANHGIAPANLSWLYMAGGAATFFTSRRVGQLSDRYGKKRVFRIAALLSILPVLFVTHLPDIPFYAMVLFFPFFMVAMSSRMVPMQALLTTVPAPRTRGAFLSANSAVQAMGTGCGAWFGGLMLSSTAQGQIAGYGTVGWLAAAAAVFACWWIGRVNGAGEQGAADVAATPAAGTEAVGEA, encoded by the coding sequence ATGCTCTCATTGAACGAACGGCACGAGCGGCGCCTGTTGTGGCTGCTCGCGCTCACGCAATTCACCATCATCATGGACTTCATGGTGATGATGCCGCTCGGCCCGCAGATCATGCATGCGTTCGAGATCTCGCCCGCGCGCTTCGCGACAGCCGTCTCCGCGTACTCGTGGTGCTCGGGGCTGTCGGGTCTGCTGGCCGCCACGTATATCGACCGCTTCGACCGGCGGCGTCTGCTGCTTGCCATCTACGCGCTGTTCGCGCTGTCGAACCTCGGCTGCGCGCTGGCGACGAACTTTCCGCTGCTGCTCGCGGCGCGTGCGTTCGCGGGCATCACGGGCGGCGTGCTGGCGTCAGTGGTGATGGCGATCGTCGGCGACGTGGTTCCCGTCTCGCGCCGCGGTGCGGCGACGGGCACGATCATGACGGCGTTCTCGCTAGCGGCGATTGCGGGCGTGCCCGCCGGCGTGATGCTCGGCGCGCATTTCGGCTGGGCATCGCCGTTCGTGCTGCTGGTCGCGCTGTCGTGCGTGATCTGGCTGGGCGGTCTGCGCATCGTGCCGTCGCTGACGGAACATCTGCAGAAACAGCGCGTGCCGCTCGCGCAGGTGCTGCCTGATCTGTGGCGGCTCTTCGCGAACGCGCGGCATCTGAACGCGTTCGCCCTGACCTTCGTCGTGATGATCGGGCACATGCTGGTGATTCCGTTCATCGCGCCGACGCTCGTCGCGAATCACGGCATTGCGCCCGCCAATCTGTCGTGGCTGTACATGGCGGGCGGCGCGGCAACCTTCTTCACGTCGCGGCGCGTCGGACAGTTGTCGGACCGCTACGGCAAGAAGCGCGTGTTCCGCATCGCTGCGCTGCTGTCCATTCTGCCCGTGCTGTTCGTCACACATCTGCCCGACATTCCGTTCTACGCGATGGTGCTGTTCTTCCCGTTCTTCATGGTCGCGATGTCGTCGCGGATGGTGCCGATGCAGGCGCTGCTCACGACCGTCCCCGCGCCGCGGACGCGCGGCGCGTTCCTGAGCGCCAACAGCGCGGTGCAGGCGATGGGCACGGGCTGCGGCGCGTGGTTCGGCGGTCTGATGCTGTCATCGACGGCGCAGGGGCAGATCGCGGGCTATGGGACGGTCGGATGGCTCGCGGCAGCGGCCGCCGTGTTCGCGTGCTGGTGGATCGGGCGCGTGAATGGCGCGGGCGAGCAAGGCGCTGCAGACGTCGCGGCGACGCCTGCAGCGGGGACGGAGGCGGTTGGCGAGGCGTGA
- the leuC gene encoding 3-isopropylmalate dehydratase large subunit, whose protein sequence is MQSDQAMGGPRTLYDKIWDAHRVMTRDDGQDLLFIDRHYVHDVTAQSFDMLRERGLKPRSPDRIFGTADHYVSSTANDIASVADLERRAMITALQRDTAESRITLFDMDDSRRGIVHVVGPEQGLSLPGMTVVCADSHTSTHGALGALAFGIGATEVAHVLATQCLWQRKSGNMRVILDGKAGQGVTAKDLILAVIARIGVAGAAGHVIEYAGPAIEGLSMEGRLTLCNMTIEAGGRAGMIAPDDTTFAYLSDRPYAPAGEQWDRAMAHWRELFTDAGAVFDREVHIDVADIAPMVTWGTTPGYACAIDHRVPDPAEEADPDLRAAMLRALEYMGLKPQEALEGVAIDRVFIGSCTNGRIEDLRSAAEVARGRRVAPGVEAWVVPGSHQVRAQAEAEGLDHVFREAGFEWRFPGCSMCLATNGDVAAPGQRCASTSNRNFVGRQGPGVRTHLMSPSMAAAAAVTGHLTDVRLLLGA, encoded by the coding sequence ATGCAATCTGACCAGGCCATGGGTGGTCCGAGAACCCTTTACGACAAGATCTGGGACGCTCACCGGGTCATGACGCGTGACGATGGGCAGGACCTGCTGTTCATAGACCGGCATTACGTTCACGACGTCACTGCACAATCGTTCGACATGTTGCGTGAGCGCGGACTCAAACCGCGCTCGCCCGATCGCATCTTCGGCACGGCCGACCACTACGTTTCGAGCACGGCGAACGATATTGCGTCCGTGGCAGACCTCGAGAGGCGAGCCATGATCACGGCCTTGCAACGTGATACCGCGGAGTCGCGCATCACGCTGTTCGACATGGATGACTCGCGGCGCGGAATCGTCCATGTCGTTGGACCCGAGCAAGGGTTAAGTCTGCCTGGCATGACCGTCGTCTGCGCCGACAGCCACACGTCGACGCACGGCGCGCTCGGCGCGCTGGCATTCGGCATCGGCGCAACCGAGGTGGCGCACGTGCTCGCTACACAATGCCTGTGGCAGCGCAAATCGGGCAACATGCGCGTCATCCTCGACGGAAAGGCGGGTCAGGGCGTTACTGCTAAAGACCTGATTCTTGCCGTGATTGCACGGATTGGTGTGGCTGGCGCGGCAGGCCACGTGATCGAGTACGCCGGTCCGGCTATCGAGGGTTTATCGATGGAAGGACGGTTGACACTATGCAACATGACCATCGAGGCGGGCGGCCGTGCCGGAATGATCGCTCCCGACGACACCACGTTTGCTTATCTGTCGGACCGCCCTTATGCCCCGGCAGGCGAGCAGTGGGATCGGGCGATGGCGCACTGGCGCGAGCTTTTTACCGACGCAGGCGCGGTGTTCGATCGCGAGGTGCATATCGACGTGGCTGATATCGCTCCCATGGTGACATGGGGAACTACACCCGGATACGCGTGTGCAATCGATCACCGCGTGCCCGACCCCGCAGAGGAGGCCGACCCCGATCTCCGCGCGGCAATGTTGCGGGCACTTGAGTACATGGGACTGAAGCCTCAGGAGGCGCTGGAAGGCGTCGCGATCGATAGGGTTTTCATCGGCTCATGCACCAACGGACGGATTGAGGACCTGCGCAGCGCGGCCGAGGTCGCGCGCGGTCGCCGCGTTGCACCTGGCGTCGAGGCATGGGTGGTGCCCGGATCGCACCAGGTACGAGCGCAGGCCGAGGCCGAAGGGCTGGATCACGTGTTCAGGGAAGCCGGTTTCGAGTGGCGCTTCCCCGGCTGTTCGATGTGCCTTGCAACCAACGGCGATGTCGCTGCACCCGGCCAGCGCTGTGCCTCTACCTCGAACCGCAATTTCGTGGGCCGTCAGGGGCCGGGCGTGCGTACACACCTGATGAGCCCGTCCATGGCTGCTGCCGCCGCAGTCACGGGTCATCTGACGGACGTGCGCCTCCTCTTGGGAGCCTGA
- the leuB gene encoding 3-isopropylmalate dehydrogenase — MKIAVMPGDGIGTEVVAQAVKVLRVVAPHAETQEAFIGEAGIQAHGAPLPEPTLELARKADAILFGSVGVADEADIPRERRPGTGLLQLREALTLYANFRPAYMFPELIGASTLRPEVIDGLDLVIVRELNGDAYFGQPRGFETNQAGERVGFNTMRYSAPEVERVARAAFERARRRSRKLCSVDKANVLETSQLWREVVTRVGRDYPDVELSHLFVDAAAMMLMRRPKQFDVIVTGNLFGDILSDAAAMLTGSIGMLPSASLGYNRKGLYEPVHGSAPDIAGKDIANPLAAILSLAMMLRESFEMEDAATRVEQAVRAVLAAGYRTADIYQEGAQSVGTRDMGDAVVEALRKQAA, encoded by the coding sequence ATGAAGATTGCAGTCATGCCGGGCGACGGTATCGGCACAGAGGTGGTGGCGCAGGCGGTCAAGGTGCTGCGGGTCGTGGCGCCTCATGCCGAGACTCAGGAGGCGTTCATCGGCGAGGCAGGCATTCAGGCCCATGGCGCGCCACTTCCCGAACCCACCCTGGAGCTGGCTCGCAAGGCCGATGCGATCCTGTTCGGCTCGGTGGGCGTGGCCGACGAGGCCGATATCCCGCGTGAGCGTCGTCCCGGTACGGGATTACTGCAGTTGCGCGAAGCGCTGACCCTGTATGCCAACTTCCGGCCGGCCTACATGTTCCCGGAACTGATCGGCGCTTCGACCTTGCGGCCAGAGGTGATCGATGGGCTCGATCTCGTAATCGTGCGCGAATTGAATGGCGACGCCTATTTCGGTCAACCGCGTGGGTTCGAAACCAACCAGGCCGGGGAGCGCGTGGGTTTCAACACAATGCGCTATTCGGCGCCAGAGGTCGAGCGGGTTGCGCGTGCTGCCTTCGAACGCGCTCGACGCCGCAGCCGCAAGTTGTGCTCGGTGGACAAGGCGAATGTGCTCGAGACAAGCCAGTTATGGCGCGAAGTTGTCACGCGGGTCGGGCGCGATTACCCGGATGTCGAACTGAGCCATCTCTTTGTGGATGCTGCCGCCATGATGCTCATGCGCCGACCCAAGCAGTTCGACGTGATCGTCACGGGCAATCTGTTTGGAGACATTCTCTCGGATGCTGCGGCGATGTTGACCGGTTCAATTGGCATGCTGCCTTCAGCATCGCTGGGCTACAACCGCAAGGGTTTGTACGAGCCTGTGCACGGCTCGGCGCCGGACATTGCCGGCAAGGATATCGCCAATCCGCTCGCCGCGATCCTGTCGCTTGCGATGATGCTGCGCGAGAGCTTCGAGATGGAAGATGCCGCGACCCGCGTTGAGCAGGCCGTGCGTGCAGTGCTGGCCGCCGGCTATCGAACTGCCGACATCTATCAGGAAGGCGCGCAATCCGTGGGTACCCGAGACATGGGCGATGCGGTGGTCGAGGCACTGCGCAAGCAGGCGGCGTGA